The following proteins are encoded in a genomic region of Zea mays cultivar B73 chromosome 9, Zm-B73-REFERENCE-NAM-5.0, whole genome shotgun sequence:
- the LOC100383150 gene encoding YTH domain-containing protein ECT2-like, translating to MAAVATPPAPAPAAPAPAPAPAAAPAPVTVAPAADQTTDLLQKLSLDSQPKAAGATEPAAAAAKEGAVTSQPLSVAIPPERSITPVLQDFMDPNLFYLPAYYYGGYDSSMSEWDDYPRYLNSDGVEIAPAVYGDIYGYGYAPYGAYSPATSPVPTVDGQMFGAQHYQYPTTYFQPPTPIPSTTQSNLQSSNNPEKPAAKADPAKATANGVPNGTGHTHSYSGTVPSQQSSALTPDGTYRAPLLGGVPSAGYLDTTYYGYDSTGAQFAWYDGSAYANGQQRTTTTNRFPSSSFSGNGSSAIYQNKSSTTQQMGMQNRRPTTTSAAPTYPNRMYPSPRPYTQYGNSVKTGLPYGSNGYDSRIYGRCGLGNGMDNRYRPRACSGYYGYGNESQDGTIELNRGPRSGRFKNQKLYGHTVTIAVKGQSLPSSESKNDSAVPDRAKYNRDDFPVQYDAAKFFVIKSYSEDDIHKSVKYNVWASTTNGNKKLDAAYQEAQSKGSACPIFLFFSVNTSGQFVGVAEMTGAVDFEKTLEYWQQDKWNGSFSVKWHIVKDVPNNILKHIILENNENKPVTNSRDTQEIRLEQGLQMLKIFKDHVSKTSILDDFAFYESRQKLMQDKRSKQQQLQKQVWDTRTPVSVTGERPQEPANGKPNPSVPDGVTAEVKAVKAPAENGITAPVVSYAAKVAQTAPEKPVLSNGVAKTG from the exons ATGGCCGCCGTCGCGACGCCACCGGCCCCCGCGCCCGCCGCGCCGGCACCGGCACCGGCACCGGCTGCTGCTCCGGCTCCCGTCACCGTCGCCCCTGCCGCGGACC AAACCACGGATCTGCTGCAGAAGTTGTCGCTGGATTCGCAGCCCAAGGCGGCGGGTGCGAcagagcctgctgctgctgccgccaag GAGGGTGCTGTGACAAGCCAGCCGCTGAGTGTGGCCATCCCGCCGGAGCGGTCTATCACGCCGGTGCTTCAGGACTTTATGGATCCCAACCTGTTCTATCTACCAGCGTATTACTATGGAG GCTACGACAGTTCCATGAGCGAGTGGGATGATTATCCAAGATATCTAAATTCAGATGGAGTGGAGATTGCCCCA GCAGTGTATGGAGATATTTATGGATATGGGTATGCTCCTTACGGGGCATACTCTCCGGCCACTTCCCCAGTTCCAACGGTTGATGGTCAGATGTTTGGCGCACAGCATTACCAGTATCCAACCACGTATTTTCAGCCTCCTACACCAATTCCTTCTACCACTCAAAGCAACCTCCAGTCTTCCAACAATCCTGAAAAGCCAGCAGCTAAAGCAGATCCTGCCAAGGCAACCGCTAATGGTGTTCCAAATGGTACTGGTCACACTCACAGTTACAGTGGAACTGTACCAAGCCAACAAAGTTCAGCACTGACGCCTGATGGAACTTATAGGGCGCCCTTGCTAGGTGGAGTTCCTTCTGCTGGTTACCTAGACACGACATATTATGGGTATGACAGCACAGGGGCACAATTTGCATGGTATGATGGCTCTGCTTATGCAAATGGACAGCAAAGAACAACCACAACTAATCGTTTTCCATCCTCGTCATTCAGTGGTAATGGTTCATCTGCAATATATCAGAACAAGAGCTCCACCACGCAGCAGATG GGTATGCAGAATAGAAGACCTACAACTACATCAGCAGCTCCTACCTATCCCAATAGGATGTACCCTagcccccgaccgtacacccagtATGGGAATTCAGTAAAAACTGGTCTTCCCTACGGGAGTAACGGTTATGATTCCAGGATATATGGTCGATGTGGTCTTGGTAATGGTATGGATAACAGGTACAGGCCCAGGGCATGTAGTGGATACTATGGTTATGGCAATGAGAGTCAGGATGGAACAATTGAGTTAAACAGAGGTCCTAGATCTGGCCGGTTCAAGAACCAGAAATTGTACGGTCATACTGTCACTATTGCTGTGAAAGGGCAGTCTCTCCCTTCTAGTGAAAGCAAGAATGATAGTGCTGTGCCTGATAGAGCAAAGTACAATAGAGATGACTTCCCTGTTCAGTACGATGCTGCAAAGTTCTTTGTCATTAAATCGTACAGCGAGGATGACATCCACAAGAGCGTAAAATACAATGTGTGGGCAAGCACAACCAACGGAAACAAGAAGCTTGATGCTGCTTACCAAGAAGCTCAGTCAAAGGGATCTGCATGCCCTATATTCTTGTTCTTCTCA GTGAATACAAGTGGGCAGTTTGTTGGTGTTGCTGAAATGACTGGCGCCGTTGATTTTGAGAAAACCCTAGAGTATTGGCAACAGGACAAGTGGAACGGCTCCTTCTCTGTTAAGTGGCACATTGTGAAGGACGTGCCCAACAATATTCTCAAGCACATCATCCTGGAGAACAATGAGAACAAGCCTGTCACAAACAGCCGCGACACTCAGGAG ATACGCCTCGAACAAGGCCTTCAGATGCTCAAGATATTCAAGGATCATGTCAGCAAGACTTCCATCCTCGACGACTTTGCCTTCTACGAGAGCCGCCAGAAGTTGATGCAGGATAAGAGGTCGAAACAGCAGCAGCTCCAAAAGCAG GTCTGGGACACTAGGACCCCCGTTTCTGTCACCGGTGAGCGACCGCAGGAACCTGCTAATGGGAAGCCCAATCCGTCCGTACCAGATGGTGTCACGGCAGAGGTGAAGGCGGTGAAGGCTCCCGCAGAGAACGGCATCACTGCTCCTGTTGTTTCCTATGCAGCAAAGGTGGCCCAGACAGCACCAGAGAAACCCGTCCTCTCCAACGGAGTCGCCAAGACCGGTTAA
- the LOC100278292 gene encoding Photosynthetic NDH subunit of subcomplex B 2, chloroplastic, whose product MATSSVLPLHLLSCARRASTSTSTAARASAAPAVAATTAQSLEESFGRKGLRFVADPAGGPLAAELSVRNGSSLHLRLGDGLVTSYRPKVYWKDDGCREVLHTVAGKGGVGLVLNDATSSSAQPSLVDGAEWAVRDADSDSYDAVQVELGCTIGKLDISYVVTLYSLSMATAVIVRNTGSKPVALTGAVLSHIKFDKRGGTAVEGLRGCPYCSYPPPAAAFSLLSPAEAMKREDPGWFGGAEELRQGVWTVEEDLYTTLKKKVSRVYAAPPEERKKRVYSTAPSKFTTIDQYSGLGFRLVRMGFDDMYLCSPGGMYDKFGKDYFLCTGMASMLVPVVVNPGEEWKAAQVIEHDNL is encoded by the exons ATGGCCACCTCCTCCGTGCTCCCGCTCCACCTCCTGTCCTGCGCGCGCCgggccagcaccagcaccagcaccgcCGCGCGCGCCTCCGCGGCCCCGGCGGTGGCGGCGACGACCGCGCAGTCCCTGGAGGAGTCGTTCGGGCGGAAGGGCCTGCGGTTCGTGGCCGACCCGGCCGGCGGGCCCCTCGCCGCGGAGCTCAGCGTGCGGAACGGCAGCTCGCTGCATCTCCGCCTCGGCGACGGCCTCGTCACGTCCTACCGGCCCAAGGTGTACTGGAAGGACGACGGGTGCCGGGAGGTGCTGCACACCGTGGCGGGCAAGGGCGGCGTCGGCCTCGTCCTCAACGACGCGACGTCCTCGTCCGCCCAGCCGTCGCTGGTCGACGGCGCCGAGTGGGCCGTCAGGGACGCCGACTCCGACTCCTACGACGCCGTGCAG GTGGAGCTCGGGTGCACCATAGGGAAGCTGGACATCTCGTACGTGGTGACGCTGTACTCGCTGAGCATGGCGACGGCGGTGATCGTCCGGAACACGGGCAGCAAGCCGGTGGCGCTGACAGGCGCGGTGCTGAGCCACATCAAGTTCGACAAGCGAGGCGGCACGGCCGTGGAGGGCCTCCGTGGCTGCCCCTACTGCTCCTACCCGCCGCCGGCCGCAGCCTTCAGCCTCCTGTCCCCGGCCGAGGCCATGAAGCGGGAGGACCCTGGCTGGTTCGGCGGCGCCGAGGAGCTGCGCCAGGGCGTCTGGACCGTCGAGGAGGACCTCTACACCACGCTCAAGAAGAAGGTGAGCCGGGTGTACGCCGCGCCGCCAGAGGAGAGGAAGAAGCGCGTCTACAGCACCGCGCCGTCCAAGTTCACCACCATCGATCAG TATAGCGGGCTCGGGTTCAGGTTGGTGAGGATGGGGTTCGACGACATGTACCTCTGCAGCCCGGGAGGCATGTACGACAAGTTCGGCAAGGACTACTTTCTGTGCACGGGGATGGCGTCCATGTTGGTGCCCGTCGTCGTCAACCCCGGCGAGGAGTGGAAGGCGGCGCAGGTCATCGAGCATGACAACTTgtaa